CACCGCTGTTGCGCAGACCGAGGCTGGACAGCTCACTGTCGGCAACCACATAGCTGTTGTTCTGCGCGTAGTAGCGCTCCTCGCGGGCCGCCGCCTCGTTGAGCAGGGCAATACCCTCGGCCCGATGCGTACGCAGCATGTATTTCGAGTAACTGGGTAAAGCGATGGCAGCGAGGATAGCCAGCACCACGATGGTGATCATCATTTCGATCAGGGTAAAGGCTGCTTGTTGCCTGCGCATCACCGTTTTCACTCCTTGGTCTGAATAGCGCGCCAGCTTTGCCGGCCCGAAGAGCTGGCACTGCCGGAGAGGGTTTCACAGCTGTCCGATCCGCAGATCACAATGTTGCCGTCGCTGTCGCGGGTCACCGTGAAGCCGCCGGTCAGTCCGTCCATTTCGGTGCCCGAGACCACTGCGTCGGCATAGCTGTCCTCGGCATTGATGATGCCGTCATTATTCAAATCAAGAGTCTCGAAGCTGGTGCCGCCACCGGTGTAGGGGTCGAGGGTGAGCAGCCAGGTGCTGACACCGTCGGCACAGGGATCATCGTTGGGGGTCAGGGTGCTGACGATCAGCAGGTCGTCGGAGACATAGGGATTGTTGACCACCATTTCGCCTTCCAGGGTGCTGCCGACCTTGAGGTCGAGGTACCAGCCGTACTTGTTGATGCTGCCATCGTCATTCAGCCAGTCGACTTCGTTGGCGCTCATGGTGCGAATGTTGGCGGTCACCGCCGTACCGTTGTTGTCGAAGCTGGCACTGGTTTCCGAGCTCACCGTCTGCGCCACCAGTTTGCTGCGACTCAGAGTTGGCGTACTGCTGACCGTGCTGCCTGCTGTCGCGGCGCTGTCCCAGATGCCATAGACACTCTGCGCCACCGCCGTGTTGGGGTCGGCATCGGCACTTTCCAGGTACTTGCCGGTACCGAATACCACGATGTAACCGGTTCCGGCCGGGTGTTTGGCCAGGTAGGGGCGCGAGGTAATCGGCTGGGTAGTACCGCTGGAGTTGAGCGCCGAATACAGTGGTTTACCCGAGAAGGAGGTGGCATAGGCCGAGCTGCTGGCCCCGAGCAGATCGAAGCGCCACAGGTTGCCATGCAGGTCGCCGGCGTACACGTAGTCGGCGATCTGGTCGGCATCCAGGTCGGCCACGTAAGGGCTGGCCAGACCATTGACCGCACTGGAGCTATCGGCGGCGACGAACGACTTGATCAGGCTGCCATCTTCCACGTTGATCAGGTACAGCACCGCCTTGTCGTTGTCGCTGTTGTAGCCATTACCGGCCACCACCACCCAGTCGCCGTTGCTCAGGCGGGTCACAGCCGGCTTCGAATAGGTGTAGCCCAGCTCGCTGTAGGCACTGTCGTCGGCACTGATTTCCCAGAGCAAGCTGATGTTATCCGGGTCGGTGACGTCCAGGGCGAACAGGCTGCGCCCGCCGCCACGCAGGCTGCCGATCAGCACGCTGTGCCAGGCGCCGCTGAAGTAAACATCGGCCTCGGTCGGCGAACCGTCGACGTAG
The window above is part of the Pseudomonas alcaligenes genome. Proteins encoded here:
- a CDS encoding type IV pilin protein, yielding MRRQQAAFTLIEMMITIVVLAILAAIALPSYSKYMLRTHRAEGIALLNEAAAREERYYAQNNSYVVADSELSSLGLRNSGASDNGYYQLTLAEGGDDDAGYRLTATAQNAQSSDSDCGNLTLNGAGERSVSGSSAVSDCWK